The proteins below come from a single Beutenbergia cavernae DSM 12333 genomic window:
- a CDS encoding ROK family glucokinase, with product MHAIGVDIGGTKIAAGVVDPDGNVLRLVRHGTSSDDPAEIERAVVDAVQELRAEHEVGAVGVAAAGFVDAERSRVRFAPNIAWRDHALRDSLATHIDLPIVVENDANAAGWAEFRFGAGRDAEHMVLLTVGTGLGGAIVTGGSLLRGAFGAAGEVGHMQLVPDGQLCGCGHAGCWEQYASGRALVRDTKAALVTTPERADALLRLAGGDPEDVTGPHVTEAARAGDPLALELLEDLGAALGTGIADLAALLDPEVVVVGGGVADAGDLLLAPARRAFTEQLFARGFRPEPVIVTARLGNDAGVVGVADLARG from the coding sequence ATGCACGCCATCGGGGTGGACATCGGCGGGACGAAGATCGCGGCCGGGGTCGTGGACCCCGACGGGAACGTCCTCCGCCTCGTCCGCCACGGGACGAGCTCCGACGACCCGGCCGAGATCGAGCGCGCGGTCGTCGACGCGGTCCAGGAGCTGCGCGCGGAGCACGAGGTCGGGGCAGTCGGGGTCGCCGCCGCCGGGTTCGTCGACGCCGAGCGTTCCCGCGTCCGGTTCGCGCCCAACATCGCGTGGCGGGACCACGCGCTGCGCGACTCGCTCGCCACACACATCGACCTGCCGATCGTCGTCGAGAACGACGCCAACGCCGCGGGGTGGGCCGAGTTCCGGTTCGGCGCCGGCCGCGATGCCGAGCACATGGTGCTGCTGACGGTAGGGACCGGTCTGGGCGGGGCGATCGTCACGGGCGGCTCGCTCCTGCGCGGTGCGTTCGGCGCCGCCGGCGAGGTGGGGCACATGCAGCTCGTGCCCGACGGTCAGCTGTGCGGCTGCGGGCACGCCGGATGCTGGGAGCAATACGCGTCGGGACGCGCGCTCGTGCGCGACACGAAGGCCGCTCTCGTGACGACGCCGGAGCGGGCCGACGCGCTGCTCCGCCTCGCGGGCGGCGATCCCGAGGACGTCACCGGCCCGCACGTCACCGAGGCCGCACGCGCCGGGGACCCGCTGGCGCTCGAGCTCCTCGAGGACCTGGGGGCGGCGCTCGGCACGGGGATCGCGGACCTGGCGGCTCTGCTCGACCCGGAGGTCGTGGTCGTGGGGGGCGGCGTGGCGGACGCCGGGGACCTGCTGCTCGCGCCCGCCCGCCGGGCGTTCACCGAGCAGCTGTTCGCCCGTGGCTTCCGGCCGGAGCCCGTCATCGTCACCGCACGGCTGGGCAACGACGCCGGCGTGGTCGGCGTCGCAGACCTGGCCCGCGGATAG
- a CDS encoding lysophospholipid acyltransferase family protein: protein MFYRFMKATLGTLLRVFYQPWIRGVENVPKEGPAIMASNHLAVIDSFFLPLMLPRSLVFLGKSDYMTGRGVRGRLVAWFMRGVGMIPVDRTGGKASEAALQTGLKRLADGGLFGIYPEGTRSPDGRLYRGKTGVARLALESGAPVIPVAMVGTNLAQPIGTRIPRLRRIGVVVGTPMDFSRYKGMENDRFVLRSITDEILYELMRLSGQEYVDMYASTAKARLAAGQQATTPTDAPGGRAAPEVEVPVPPAPEDGQESPPAASA, encoded by the coding sequence TTGTTCTACCGGTTCATGAAGGCGACGCTGGGGACGCTCCTGCGCGTCTTCTACCAACCGTGGATCCGTGGCGTCGAGAACGTGCCCAAGGAGGGGCCGGCGATCATGGCGAGCAACCACCTCGCCGTCATCGACTCGTTCTTCCTCCCTCTCATGCTGCCGCGCAGCCTGGTCTTCCTGGGCAAGTCCGACTACATGACGGGGCGCGGCGTGCGGGGGCGGCTCGTCGCGTGGTTCATGCGCGGGGTGGGGATGATCCCGGTCGACCGCACCGGCGGCAAGGCCAGCGAGGCGGCGTTGCAGACCGGCCTCAAGCGGCTCGCGGATGGTGGGCTCTTCGGCATCTACCCGGAGGGGACCCGCAGCCCCGACGGCCGCCTGTACCGCGGCAAGACCGGCGTCGCCCGGCTCGCCCTCGAGTCCGGGGCGCCGGTGATCCCGGTGGCGATGGTCGGGACGAACCTGGCCCAGCCCATCGGCACGCGGATCCCGAGGCTGCGCCGCATCGGCGTCGTCGTCGGGACGCCGATGGACTTCTCCCGCTACAAGGGCATGGAGAACGACCGGTTCGTCCTCCGGTCGATCACCGACGAGATCCTGTACGAGCTGATGCGCCTGTCCGGGCAGGAGTACGTGGACATGTACGCGTCGACGGCGAAGGCGCGGCTGGCCGCCGGCCAGCAGGCCACGACGCCGACCGACGCACCCGGCGGACGCGCCGCCCCGGAGGTCGAGGTCCCCGTGCCGCCGGCGCCCGAGGACGGGCAGGAGAGCCCGCCCGCGGCGTCGGCCTGA
- a CDS encoding pyrophosphate--fructose-6-phosphate 1-phosphotransferase, which yields MSVKRVALLTAGGFAPCLSSAVGGLIERYTQRAPDVEIIAYQYGYHGLLTGTKVVVDDAARAQAHVLHRFGGSPIGNSRVKLTNVKNLVDRGLVAEGADPLAVAAEQLRTDGVDVLHTIGGDDTNTTAADLAHYLEEHDYGLTVVGLPKTIDNDIVPIRQSLGAHTAAEQASEFAQNIIGEHRSNPRMLIVHEVMGRHCGWLTAAAARRYREWVAQQEWAPSIGLQRERWDVHAVFLPELALDLEGEARRLRTVMDEIGNVNIFLSEGAGVPEIVAELEARGEEVQRDPFGHVKLDTINPGAWFAKQFAELIGAEKTMVQKSGYFSRSAAANAEDLELIGSMVDLAVECALEGTSGVIGHDEERGDELRAVEFARIGGGKAFDTSVGWFTRLLTGIGQPLVPAAPGAH from the coding sequence ATGTCCGTGAAGCGTGTCGCCCTGCTCACCGCCGGGGGCTTCGCCCCGTGCCTGTCGTCGGCTGTCGGCGGCCTCATCGAGCGGTACACGCAGCGCGCGCCGGACGTCGAGATCATCGCGTACCAGTACGGCTACCACGGTCTGCTCACGGGCACGAAGGTCGTCGTCGACGACGCCGCCCGTGCCCAGGCGCACGTCCTGCACCGCTTCGGCGGCAGCCCGATCGGGAACAGCCGCGTCAAGCTGACGAACGTGAAGAACCTCGTGGACCGCGGCCTCGTCGCCGAGGGTGCGGACCCGCTGGCCGTGGCCGCGGAGCAGCTGCGCACGGACGGCGTGGACGTGCTCCACACGATCGGCGGGGACGACACCAACACGACCGCCGCCGATCTCGCCCACTACCTCGAGGAGCACGACTACGGCCTGACCGTCGTCGGGCTGCCCAAGACGATCGACAACGACATCGTGCCGATCCGGCAGAGCCTCGGTGCGCACACGGCCGCCGAGCAGGCCAGCGAGTTCGCCCAGAACATCATCGGCGAGCACCGCTCGAACCCGCGGATGCTCATCGTGCACGAGGTCATGGGGCGGCACTGCGGCTGGCTCACCGCCGCGGCCGCCCGGCGCTATCGCGAGTGGGTCGCACAGCAGGAGTGGGCGCCTTCCATCGGGCTGCAGCGCGAGCGCTGGGACGTGCACGCGGTGTTCCTCCCGGAGCTCGCGCTCGACCTCGAGGGCGAGGCCCGCCGGCTGCGGACCGTCATGGACGAGATCGGGAACGTCAACATCTTCCTGTCGGAGGGTGCCGGCGTGCCGGAGATCGTCGCGGAGCTCGAGGCCCGGGGCGAGGAGGTCCAGCGCGACCCGTTCGGGCACGTCAAGCTGGACACGATCAACCCTGGCGCCTGGTTCGCGAAGCAGTTCGCGGAGCTCATCGGGGCCGAGAAGACGATGGTCCAGAAGAGCGGGTACTTCTCCCGCTCGGCGGCCGCGAACGCGGAGGACCTCGAGCTCATCGGCTCGATGGTCGACCTCGCCGTCGAGTGCGCGCTCGAGGGCACCTCGGGCGTCATCGGCCACGACGAGGAGCGCGGTGACGAGCTGCGCGCCGTCGAGTTCGCGCGCATCGGCGGCGGCAAGGCGTTCGACACCTCAGTGGGCTGGTTTACTCGTCTCCTGACGGGCATCGGGCAGCCGCTCGTCCCGGCCGCGCCCGGCGCCCACTGA
- a CDS encoding class II 3-deoxy-7-phosphoheptulonate synthase has product MTIPADPQVLAGLDAWRRLPAVQQPEWPDAAVLASIGAELAAAPPLVFAGEADALREKLAAASRGEAFLLQGGDCAETFAESSADNIRNKVKTILQMAVVLTYGASLPIVKMGRMAGQYAKPRSTGTETRDGVTLPAYRGDTINGHEFTAASRTPDPARLLKAYHTSAATLNLIRAFTMGGFADLRRVHEWNRGFMTNPSYKQYDELASEIDRAIRFMAAAGADFDALRTVEFFSSHEGLLLDYERPLTRIDSRTGLPYDCSAHFLWIGERTRQLDGAHVDFFSRVHNPIGVKLGPTTSGDDALALMDALNPDGVAGRLTFITRMGAGRIRDALPGVVEKVAADGRPVVWVCDPMHGNTITSANGYKTRRFTDVIDEVRGFFEVHAATGTVPGGLHVELTGDDVTEVLGGAEEIDDVGLARRYTTLVDPRLNHQQSLEMAFLVAEMLRERPTA; this is encoded by the coding sequence GTGACGATCCCCGCCGACCCGCAGGTCCTCGCCGGCCTCGACGCCTGGCGCCGGCTGCCGGCCGTGCAACAGCCCGAGTGGCCGGACGCGGCGGTGCTGGCCTCGATCGGCGCCGAGCTGGCGGCGGCGCCCCCGCTCGTGTTCGCCGGGGAGGCCGACGCGCTGCGCGAGAAGCTGGCCGCGGCGTCGCGCGGCGAGGCGTTCCTGCTGCAGGGCGGCGACTGCGCGGAGACGTTCGCCGAGAGCTCCGCCGACAACATCCGGAACAAGGTCAAGACCATCCTCCAGATGGCCGTCGTGCTGACGTACGGCGCGAGCCTGCCGATCGTGAAGATGGGCAGGATGGCGGGGCAGTACGCCAAGCCGCGCAGCACCGGCACCGAGACGCGTGACGGCGTGACGCTGCCGGCGTACCGCGGCGACACGATCAACGGGCACGAGTTCACGGCCGCGTCACGCACACCGGACCCCGCTCGGCTGCTCAAGGCGTACCACACGTCGGCTGCCACGCTGAACCTCATCCGCGCCTTCACGATGGGCGGGTTCGCGGACCTCCGGCGGGTGCACGAGTGGAACCGCGGCTTCATGACCAACCCGTCGTACAAGCAGTACGACGAGCTCGCGTCCGAGATCGACCGGGCGATCAGGTTCATGGCCGCCGCGGGAGCCGACTTCGACGCGCTCCGCACCGTCGAGTTCTTCTCGAGCCACGAGGGTCTGCTGCTCGACTACGAGCGCCCGCTCACCCGCATCGACTCCCGGACCGGGCTGCCCTACGACTGCTCGGCGCACTTCCTGTGGATCGGCGAGCGCACCCGCCAGCTGGACGGGGCGCACGTCGACTTCTTCTCCCGCGTGCACAACCCGATCGGCGTCAAGCTCGGGCCGACGACGTCCGGGGACGACGCCCTCGCGCTGATGGACGCGCTCAATCCCGACGGCGTCGCGGGGCGGCTCACGTTCATCACCCGCATGGGTGCTGGCCGGATCCGCGACGCGCTGCCCGGCGTCGTCGAGAAGGTCGCCGCCGACGGCCGGCCTGTCGTGTGGGTGTGCGACCCGATGCACGGCAACACGATCACGTCGGCGAACGGCTACAAGACCCGACGGTTCACCGACGTCATCGACGAGGTGCGCGGCTTCTTCGAGGTGCACGCCGCCACCGGCACCGTGCCGGGTGGGCTGCACGTCGAGCTCACCGGCGACGACGTGACGGAGGTGCTCGGCGGGGCGGAGGAGATCGACGACGTCGGGCTCGCCCGGCGGTACACGACGCTCGTCGATCCGCGCCTCAACCACCAGCAGTCCCTCGAGATGGCGTTCCTCGTGGCGGAGATGCTGCGGGAGCGTCCCACCGCGTGA
- a CDS encoding molybdopterin-dependent oxidoreductase, with the protein MTAPEVPAELPADRSLPPGQRLVGALPVMHYGPVPKRRPERWDLRVGGATASGAEHVLGWDDVAALPRLEVVADLHCASRWSVLDQSWSGHAASALVELAPPRSDVAEVLVFAEFGYAAVVALEDLVSGRAVLATHLDGEVLDDAHGGPLRLVIPHLYSWKGPKWLRGWTYLTEPERGFWEARGYHRRGDAWREERYAYQE; encoded by the coding sequence GTGACGGCGCCGGAGGTCCCGGCCGAGCTGCCGGCAGACCGGTCGCTCCCCCCGGGGCAGCGCCTCGTCGGCGCGCTGCCCGTCATGCACTACGGTCCCGTGCCGAAACGCCGCCCCGAGCGATGGGACCTGCGCGTCGGCGGGGCGACGGCGAGCGGTGCCGAGCACGTCCTCGGGTGGGACGACGTCGCCGCCCTGCCTCGGCTGGAGGTCGTCGCCGACCTGCACTGCGCGAGCCGGTGGAGCGTGCTCGACCAGTCCTGGTCGGGGCACGCCGCGAGCGCCCTGGTGGAGCTCGCCCCACCACGCAGCGACGTGGCGGAGGTGCTCGTCTTCGCGGAGTTCGGGTACGCCGCCGTCGTCGCCCTCGAGGACCTCGTGTCCGGTCGCGCCGTGCTGGCGACCCACCTCGACGGCGAGGTGCTCGACGACGCGCACGGGGGCCCGTTGCGCCTCGTGATCCCGCACCTGTACAGCTGGAAGGGTCCGAAGTGGCTCCGGGGGTGGACCTACCTCACGGAGCCCGAGCGTGGCTTCTGGGAGGCACGCGGGTACCACCGGCGGGGGGACGCCTGGCGGGAGGAGCGGTACGCCTACCAGGAGTGA
- the pknB gene encoding Stk1 family PASTA domain-containing Ser/Thr kinase produces MATTITDPLVGRTVDGRYEVVRRIARGGMATVYLATDRRLDREVALKVMHPHLADGTDVVARFRREARAAARLTHPGIVAVLDQGTEGDLSYLTMEYVPGRNLRAELHARGSLPLGEALDVGEAVLDALAAAHRAGLVHRDVKPENVLVTPEGRVKVADFGLARAVTEATAASTGTLLGTVAYLSPEIVTSGEADARADVYAAGILLYEAITGSQPFTGTSPIQVAYQHVHEDVPAPSDRVPWLPIEVDDLLAALTARDADERPVDAGAAVVELRRTRAAMDDRALALRADVPGAGEEIGVEDDPDESDDAVDDAFDGIPHSPTTRLDDGPGTGTIALPIGAVSPPAAEAPPAPRRRRSPRRRIIAWVLALLLVTVAGAGGWYVTLGPGAPVLVPDLAGEEADDAAAALTELDLEVSRSEEHHDSIPAGQVVGTDPSSGSRLARGAAIDLVVSLGIRMVEVPELVGVPEDEVLAALASVGLTAAEPDRDHDRNVPEGAVVSANVEAGDSVPHDTVVELTVSEGPEPVTVTELLGAHVDDAVEELTRVLDITREEITVTEEFSDDVAAQHVISQSVVGPSVQGTPVTIVVSKGPELFEVPDVVGEQFVDAEALLTGLGFEVAREDVFGGLFGTVRLQSVEAGSMQPRGTVITLTVV; encoded by the coding sequence GTGGCGACCACGATCACGGATCCTCTCGTCGGCCGGACGGTCGACGGGCGGTACGAGGTCGTGCGCCGGATCGCCCGAGGCGGCATGGCGACCGTCTATCTCGCGACCGACCGGCGTCTGGACCGGGAGGTGGCGCTGAAGGTCATGCACCCGCACCTCGCGGACGGGACCGACGTCGTCGCCCGCTTCCGCCGTGAGGCCCGCGCGGCCGCCCGGCTCACCCACCCGGGCATCGTCGCCGTGCTCGACCAGGGCACCGAGGGCGACCTCAGCTACCTCACGATGGAGTACGTGCCCGGGCGCAACCTCCGGGCGGAGCTGCACGCCAGGGGCTCGCTGCCGCTCGGGGAGGCGCTCGACGTCGGGGAAGCCGTGCTCGACGCGCTCGCGGCCGCGCACCGCGCCGGCCTGGTGCACCGCGACGTCAAGCCGGAGAACGTGCTCGTGACGCCGGAGGGTCGCGTGAAGGTCGCGGACTTCGGGCTCGCTCGGGCGGTGACGGAGGCGACGGCGGCCAGCACCGGCACGCTGCTGGGCACCGTCGCGTACCTCTCCCCCGAGATCGTCACCTCCGGTGAGGCCGACGCGCGCGCGGACGTGTACGCCGCCGGCATCCTGCTGTACGAGGCGATCACCGGGAGCCAGCCGTTCACGGGGACCTCCCCGATCCAGGTCGCCTACCAGCACGTCCACGAGGACGTCCCGGCGCCGTCGGACCGGGTGCCGTGGCTGCCGATCGAGGTTGACGACCTGCTCGCCGCGCTCACCGCCCGCGACGCCGACGAACGCCCCGTCGACGCCGGCGCCGCCGTGGTCGAGCTCCGCCGGACCCGGGCCGCCATGGACGACCGGGCGCTCGCCCTGCGCGCCGACGTCCCCGGGGCGGGCGAGGAGATCGGCGTCGAGGACGACCCGGACGAGAGCGACGACGCCGTCGACGACGCGTTCGACGGCATCCCGCACTCCCCGACCACCCGGCTCGACGACGGCCCGGGCACGGGCACGATCGCGTTGCCCATCGGTGCCGTGTCCCCGCCCGCCGCGGAGGCTCCGCCGGCGCCGCGACGCCGTCGGTCGCCGCGGCGCCGGATCATCGCGTGGGTGCTCGCGCTGCTGCTGGTGACCGTGGCCGGGGCCGGCGGCTGGTACGTGACGCTCGGGCCGGGCGCGCCGGTCCTCGTCCCGGATCTCGCCGGCGAGGAGGCCGACGACGCCGCCGCCGCCCTGACGGAGCTCGACCTCGAGGTCTCCCGGTCCGAGGAGCACCACGACTCGATCCCGGCCGGCCAGGTGGTGGGGACCGACCCGTCCTCCGGCAGCCGTCTCGCCCGGGGCGCCGCCATCGACCTGGTCGTCTCCCTCGGGATCCGCATGGTCGAGGTCCCGGAGCTCGTGGGCGTCCCCGAGGACGAGGTGCTGGCCGCCCTCGCGTCCGTCGGGCTGACCGCGGCAGAACCCGACCGCGACCACGACCGGAACGTCCCGGAGGGCGCCGTCGTCAGCGCCAACGTCGAGGCGGGCGACTCCGTCCCGCACGACACGGTGGTCGAGCTCACGGTCTCCGAGGGGCCCGAGCCGGTCACCGTGACGGAGCTGCTCGGGGCGCACGTGGACGACGCCGTCGAGGAGCTCACACGGGTGCTCGACATCACCCGCGAGGAGATCACTGTCACCGAGGAGTTCAGCGACGACGTCGCGGCTCAGCACGTGATCTCGCAGAGCGTCGTCGGTCCCTCCGTCCAGGGCACGCCGGTCACGATCGTCGTCTCGAAGGGACCCGAGCTGTTCGAGGTGCCCGACGTCGTCGGCGAACAGTTCGTCGATGCCGAGGCGCTGCTCACCGGCCTGGGGTTCGAGGTGGCCAGGGAGGACGTGTTCGGCGGACTGTTCGGCACGGTGCGGCTGCAGAGCGTCGAGGCCGGGTCGATGCAGCCTCGCGGCACGGTCATCACGCTCACCGTCGTCTAG
- a CDS encoding Rv2175c family DNA-binding protein produces MDIDLDALVTDWLSIPEAADLLGVEQRQVRSLVRDRRLVAVRRGSNDALGVPAAFLVTTTDDDGAATRVLPPLRGSLIQLGDAGYDDAEAVRWLFTHEESLDARPVDALRAGRASAVRRAAQSLAF; encoded by the coding sequence GTGGACATCGATCTCGACGCCCTGGTCACAGACTGGCTCTCGATCCCGGAGGCGGCCGACCTGCTCGGCGTGGAGCAGCGGCAGGTGCGCTCCCTCGTGCGCGACCGCCGGCTCGTCGCGGTTCGCCGTGGCTCGAACGACGCCCTGGGCGTCCCGGCGGCGTTCCTCGTGACGACGACGGACGACGACGGGGCCGCGACACGTGTGCTGCCGCCGCTCCGGGGGAGCCTGATCCAGCTCGGCGACGCCGGGTACGACGATGCCGAGGCCGTCCGGTGGCTCTTCACCCACGAGGAGTCCCTCGACGCGCGGCCGGTGGACGCGCTCCGAGCCGGCCGGGCGAGCGCGGTGCGACGAGCGGCGCAGTCGCTCGCGTTCTGA
- a CDS encoding alpha/beta hydrolase: protein MHVIAERLIDDGVLEREFTLGEIPGVLWTPPSASASAPAPVILLGHPGGLNGMYPRLAGRARQCAANGFAAATIELPGSGDRPRSVDAEQARADLRRAVAAGEPVDGEIVDRLVLPLVEKAVPEWRTTLDALLSLPEIGGPVGYSGGVIAIGVRLALVEPRIAAAGLFAGSFVPRATFDEARQVTIPLHVLLQWDDEGNDRQMALDLFDAFGSEEKTLHANMGGHTGVPRFAGDDAARFFVRHLR from the coding sequence ATGCACGTCATCGCCGAACGCCTCATCGACGACGGCGTCCTCGAGCGTGAGTTCACCCTCGGCGAGATCCCCGGCGTCCTGTGGACGCCCCCATCCGCCTCCGCATCCGCGCCGGCGCCGGTGATCCTGCTCGGCCACCCTGGCGGACTGAACGGGATGTACCCCCGGCTGGCGGGGCGTGCCCGGCAGTGCGCGGCGAACGGCTTCGCCGCCGCCACCATCGAGCTCCCGGGAAGCGGCGACCGGCCCCGATCCGTCGACGCCGAGCAGGCTCGCGCCGACCTGCGTCGGGCGGTGGCGGCCGGCGAGCCGGTCGACGGCGAGATCGTCGACCGGCTGGTCCTCCCGCTGGTCGAGAAGGCGGTCCCGGAATGGCGGACCACGCTGGACGCACTCCTCTCGCTGCCCGAGATCGGCGGACCGGTCGGGTACTCGGGCGGCGTGATCGCGATCGGCGTCCGGCTGGCGCTGGTCGAACCGCGCATCGCGGCCGCCGGTCTCTTCGCCGGGAGCTTCGTGCCCCGCGCCACGTTCGACGAGGCCCGACAGGTCACGATCCCGCTGCACGTCCTGCTGCAGTGGGACGACGAGGGAAACGACCGGCAGATGGCCCTGGACCTGTTCGACGCGTTCGGCTCCGAGGAGAAGACGCTGCACGCCAACATGGGCGGGCACACCGGCGTCCCACGGTTCGCGGGGGACGACGCGGCCAGGTTCTTCGTCCGGCACCTGCGGTGA